A genomic region of bacterium contains the following coding sequences:
- the lysF gene encoding homoaconitase — translation MSQTLIEKIAQRFAVGLDAGHVVRAGDYLSIRPAHVMTHDNTGAVISKFKSIGAKKMANSRQPVFALDHDVQNRTPENLAKYAKIEAFAREHSVDFYPAGRGIGHQIMIEEGYAWPGDMMVASDSHSNMYGGIGCLGTPIVRTDAAAIWATGRTWWQVPPIAKVVLNGTLRAGVSGKDVIIALCGLFNKDEVLNHAIEFTGDGVASLSISERLTIANMTTEWGALAGVFPCDDVTLEWLRKRADAVAERGLCGVPSDSDSVKCIHPRMNEERIRLLEAEPIAADANAEYAIDLELEMNSVSPHVSGPDTVKIMESVAALRKKRIPVNKAYLLSCVNGRMEDLAEAAVVLRKKKIAPGVKFYLSAASSEVQAESERRGDWQVLVDAGAIVLPPGCGACIGLGEGVLEDNEVGISATNRNFKGRMGSRSAQAYLASQAVVAASAISGYIDMPNAEAGENLSPPQGRVVARHTPAEASGETHIIAGFPEVIEGELVFCHQDNLNTDGIYPGKYTYKDDMTAAEQAAVVMENYDPEFRSIARKGDVLVGGFNFGTGSSREQAATALKHFGISLVLAGSFSETYKRNAINNGFVVIEVPELTRALKERFVSAKLTTRTGIKAKLDFRRSVLEADGKRYALAPLGAAAQELVLSGGLENWVKERL, via the coding sequence ATGTCTCAGACTCTCATCGAAAAAATCGCCCAGCGGTTCGCCGTTGGACTCGACGCGGGCCACGTCGTCCGCGCCGGAGATTATCTCTCGATCCGCCCCGCCCATGTCATGACCCACGACAACACGGGCGCGGTCATCTCCAAATTCAAGAGCATCGGCGCGAAAAAAATGGCTAACTCCCGTCAGCCGGTATTTGCGCTCGATCATGACGTGCAGAACCGCACGCCGGAGAATCTCGCCAAATACGCCAAGATCGAAGCGTTCGCGCGCGAGCACAGCGTGGATTTCTACCCGGCCGGTCGCGGCATCGGCCATCAGATCATGATCGAGGAAGGCTACGCGTGGCCCGGCGACATGATGGTCGCATCCGACAGCCACTCCAACATGTACGGCGGTATCGGCTGCCTCGGCACACCCATTGTCCGCACCGACGCGGCGGCGATCTGGGCAACAGGACGCACATGGTGGCAGGTTCCGCCGATCGCGAAAGTCGTTTTGAATGGAACACTCCGCGCGGGAGTCTCGGGAAAAGACGTCATCATCGCGCTCTGCGGACTCTTCAACAAGGATGAAGTCTTGAATCACGCCATCGAATTCACGGGTGACGGCGTGGCATCGCTCTCGATCAGCGAGCGGCTCACCATCGCCAACATGACCACCGAATGGGGCGCGCTGGCCGGTGTGTTTCCCTGCGACGACGTCACGCTCGAATGGCTGCGGAAGCGCGCGGACGCTGTCGCCGAGCGCGGTCTCTGCGGCGTGCCTTCCGACAGCGATTCCGTGAAGTGCATTCATCCGCGCATGAACGAGGAACGCATTCGCCTTCTTGAAGCGGAGCCGATCGCAGCGGATGCGAATGCCGAATACGCCATTGATCTTGAACTGGAAATGAACAGCGTCTCGCCGCACGTCTCCGGCCCCGACACGGTAAAGATAATGGAATCGGTGGCGGCCTTGCGTAAGAAGAGAATCCCCGTGAACAAAGCCTATCTTCTTTCGTGCGTGAACGGACGAATGGAGGACTTGGCCGAAGCGGCAGTCGTGTTGCGCAAGAAGAAAATCGCTCCCGGTGTGAAGTTCTATCTCTCGGCAGCTTCGAGCGAGGTGCAGGCGGAAAGCGAGCGGCGCGGCGATTGGCAGGTATTAGTTGACGCGGGAGCGATTGTATTGCCGCCCGGATGCGGCGCATGCATCGGACTCGGTGAGGGTGTGCTCGAAGACAACGAAGTAGGAATCTCGGCCACCAATCGCAATTTCAAGGGTCGCATGGGATCGCGGAGTGCGCAAGCGTATCTCGCATCTCAGGCCGTCGTCGCGGCGTCGGCGATTTCCGGCTACATTGACATGCCAAATGCAGAAGCCGGTGAAAATCTCTCGCCTCCGCAAGGCCGCGTTGTCGCCCGTCATACTCCTGCTGAAGCGAGCGGCGAAACCCATATCATCGCGGGCTTTCCCGAAGTCATCGAGGGTGAACTGGTGTTCTGCCATCAGGACAACCTGAACACCGACGGCATTTATCCCGGAAAATACACCTACAAAGACGACATGACGGCCGCCGAGCAAGCGGCGGTGGTGATGGAAAATTACGATCCCGAGTTTCGTTCCATTGCCCGCAAGGGAGACGTTCTGGTCGGCGGCTTCAACTTCGGCACGGGCAGTTCGCGCGAGCAAGCTGCCACCGCTCTGAAGCACTTCGGAATTTCGCTGGTGCTGGCCGGGTCGTTCAGCGAAACCTACAAGCGCAACGCTATCAATAACGGTTTCGTCGTGATCGAAGTGCCGGAACTGACGCGCGCGCTGAAAGAGAGATTCGTCAGCGCCAAGCTCACTACTCGCACGGGGATCAAAGCCAAACTCGATTTCCGCCGCTCGGTTCTCGAAGCGGACGGCAAGCGCTATGCGCTCGCTCCGCTGGGAGCCGCGGCGCAGGAACTGGTACTTTCGGGGGGACTCGAAAACTGGGTGAAGGAACGCCTATGA
- a CDS encoding DinB family protein, giving the protein MNKQQIVGMYDHLKIHLDHKRKLVNQFPGDKLGYKPVVEARTAQEIAVHIYGMLTEATGTVLAAKHVPTTAPVLADKAALLAWIDKQVQTCYTDLNKITDAQLAVSIEAYGVKFPAWQMLSFVYDEVLHHGGQLTVYLRLIGIPPIQVF; this is encoded by the coding sequence ATGAACAAGCAGCAAATCGTCGGGATGTACGATCATCTCAAGATACATCTCGATCACAAACGGAAACTCGTGAATCAGTTCCCCGGCGACAAACTTGGTTACAAGCCTGTCGTGGAAGCGCGCACAGCGCAGGAGATTGCCGTTCATATTTACGGAATGCTGACGGAAGCAACCGGCACGGTGCTGGCCGCAAAGCACGTACCGACCACCGCACCCGTGTTAGCCGACAAGGCCGCCCTCCTGGCATGGATAGACAAGCAGGTGCAAACGTGCTACACCGATTTGAACAAAATCACTGATGCACAACTGGCGGTGAGTATCGAGGCCTACGGCGTGAAGTTCCCGGCCTGGCAGATGCTGTCGTTCGTCTACGACGAGGTGCTGCATCACGGCGGTCAGCTCACCGTGTACCTGCGACTGATCGGGATCCCGCCAATTCAGGTGTTCTAA
- a CDS encoding DinB family protein, whose translation MTKSQMKEQWAQFRKMLEATRRIVDQFPEDKLDFRPTPLVRSVAELVTHNYHFLSEAVNSVLAGRHVPTVEPRISNKAMLMKWVDLQVAAADEGIHRITDAQLVSRIRILGEDLAGWQLLDMVYQEHLHHRGQLTLYLRMQGIVPVSVYNHGAQNG comes from the coding sequence ATGACGAAGTCACAGATGAAGGAACAGTGGGCGCAGTTTCGGAAAATGCTTGAGGCTACGCGGCGGATCGTGGATCAGTTCCCCGAGGACAAATTGGACTTCCGGCCGACTCCTCTGGTTCGCAGTGTCGCCGAGCTGGTTACGCACAACTACCATTTCCTTTCCGAAGCCGTCAACTCGGTTCTGGCCGGACGCCACGTTCCCACGGTGGAACCCAGGATTTCGAACAAGGCCATGCTGATGAAGTGGGTGGATCTGCAGGTTGCCGCGGCAGATGAGGGGATCCATCGCATCACCGACGCACAACTCGTATCACGTATTCGCATACTTGGCGAAGACCTCGCGGGCTGGCAGCTTCTCGACATGGTCTATCAGGAACATCTTCATCATCGCGGTCAGCTTACGCTATACTTGCGAATGCAGGGAATTGTGCCGGTTTCCGTGTATAATCACGGAGCTCAGAACGGATAG
- a CDS encoding nucleoside deaminase — MDPFLHAALAEAKLGLSEGGIPIGSVIVHDGQIIGRGHNRRVQKGSAILHGEMDALENAGRLPAKVYRECTLYTTLSPCAMCSGAILLYGIPRVVIGENRSFIGEEELLRSRGVSATVLDDPDCIRLMSDFIRSHSELWSEDIGV, encoded by the coding sequence ATGGATCCATTCCTTCACGCCGCTCTCGCCGAAGCCAAGCTTGGTCTGTCCGAAGGCGGCATTCCCATCGGCTCGGTGATCGTCCACGACGGACAAATCATCGGCCGCGGGCACAATAGGCGCGTGCAGAAAGGCAGCGCGATCCTGCACGGCGAAATGGACGCGCTGGAAAATGCCGGCCGCCTGCCAGCAAAAGTCTATCGCGAGTGTACGCTCTACACCACGCTCTCGCCATGCGCGATGTGCTCGGGCGCAATCCTGCTCTACGGCATTCCCCGCGTCGTCATCGGCGAAAACCGCAGCTTCATTGGCGAGGAAGAGCTGCTCCGCTCGCGCGGCGTGTCCGCTACCGTTCTCGATGACCCCGATTGCATCCGCCTCATGTCCGACTTCATCCGCTCTCATTCCGAACTCTGGAGCGAAGACATCGGAGTGTAA